In Candidatus Thermoplasmatota archaeon, the sequence TCTGTCTCGACTTTAACACCAACCTCATCACCAATTTTCTTAAAGCTATCTAGCAGAGCCTCAGCCTCTTTCTTTAATCTTTCCTCGATAACAACAGAGGAAACAAACTGATGTGTATCATTAACTGATATAACCTTTATTGAAACACCAAGTAGTTTAGCCAACAACGCCCCCCTCTTAACAGCTATTTTTGAAACCTCAGAGCTGTCAACAGGTATAATTATACGTTTTATGTCATCTATTTTTCCCACTTTAATCACTCATGTAAATTCATATAAATATTTGATGTATAATTAAATATTTCTTAAAAATGCAGAGTTTAAAAGGTTAAGGCTTCATCCCGAAATAAATAATTAAAGAAAAAAACATTCATTTTTTTCCTATTAGATGGGATGTGCCAAGAAAAGGATAAAACCCAAAAGTTGCTAACCATGTAAACCGCAACTTCGACACAGAATTTACCAAAGCAGTTATAAAAGCAGTAAAACAAATGCCATCACCATGGAAAACCAAAAACAAAGGGAAGAAAAAAGGACATGATCCAAAGGCAGTAGCAGTAGGATGCATCCTCAAAACAGGGTTGAACAAAACCTATGATGGCATTGAAGCACATATGAAAGACAGCCGAAACCATCAAACAAACACTACAAAAAAAAATCCTTGGTCATAGTGTAATACAAAGAGGAATGAAAAAAACTCTCCAATCACCT encodes:
- a CDS encoding universal stress protein, producing MGKIDDIKRIIIPVDSSEVSKIAVKRGALLAKLLGVSIKVISVNDTHQFVSSVVIEERLKKEAEALLDSFKKIGDEVGVKVETEIISGKPAEEIVKFAKEDDLIIMPNTIKKGIDRIISGSVSEEVVRKAPCSVLVVKSK